The Nostoc sp. NIES-3756 DNA window AAGAGAATGCACAGGCTTATAAGTACAATTTTAGGAAAGCTTATAAGCAGGCGATAAAAGATGCAACGCCTCATTGGGATGCTGGTAAGAAAGCAGAGGAAACAGCTAATCAACTTGCAAAGACAGTCAAAGAATTAGCTGAGAAAATCCAAGGCTTGCAGAATTCAATTTTGGATTTTTCACCATCCAAAGATATTGCACAGATTAAAAATCAGATTCAGATAGTTAAGGATGAGGTTAAAGAAGCTCAAACTGAGGAGAAAATTCAGCGCGAGATTGCTAAAGATGAGAAAGCTAAAGGGGAGGCTATTTACTGGGCGATTTATAATCTTGACCGAAAAAACCCAAATAGTCAGCAGGATTTTGAGCATTTACCGCCTGAGCAGTTAGTGGCTGATATCTTAGAGAAAGATAGGCGAATATCTGAAATTATGGCAGATATTAAGAGTATGTTAAAAGGTTAGATTCGCTTGCTGATATAAATACTTATCTATGTTAAAACTGACATTTAAGCAGACTCCAGCAGAATTAATGGTTCGGGCTGCTTCAACTATTATATTTAATACTTTAAATCAATTAGAATACCCATCTGTAGCTCTTTATGAACTTGCCGAAAATCCACAATACGGTTTTACTGCTAGTGCCTCAATTGAAGAAGTAGGAGCAAAATTTGTTCGGATTACTGATTTAAAAGATGGGGGAATCAATTGGGATACTGTACCCTATTGCAAATGTGATGAGCCAGAGAAGTATTTAATTTACCCTAATGACATTTTATTTGCAAGAACGGGTGCAACAACTGGAAAAACACATCTTGTTAAAGAAGCTCCATACGCTGTTTTTGCTTCCTACTTGATACGAATTCGCCCGAAACCACTGGTAGAGCCTGAGTATCTTTATTCATTTTTTCAATCTGATGCTTACTGGGCACAGATTTTATATGAAAAGGAAGGCTCGGCGCAGCCCAACGTCAATGGTCAAAAATTAATAAATATTTTAGTGCCAATAGTTGATAGTGAGGCTCAGTCAGCTATCAGCAGGTTTTTGGAGGTTGTGAGAAAACGACAAGACGGTAGTTTTGAAGAATTGCCAGAACTCCCACCCCCGCTACATGAACAACGGCGGATTATAGCGCGGGTTGAGGAACTGGTGGGGAAGGTTGAGGAAGTGCGATCGCTGAGAAACGAAATAATGCAAGATGCTGATAGAGTCCTGCTCAGTGCGTATCATAAAATAATTCAAGGTGCTGAATACCTACCTATGAAATTTGTAGCACCGCTACAACGTAGAAGCGTAGAAATAGAAGTATCAAACAGTTACCCTGAATTGGGTATAAGGTCTTTTGGAAAAGGAACATTTCATAAACCAGCATTAAGTGGAGCAGAAGTTGGTACAAAAAAACTTTTTAGAATTGAAGCAAATGATTTATTATTCCAGATTGTATTTGCTTGGGAAGGTGCTGTAGCTGTTGCACAACCTGAAGATCATGGAAGATTTGGTTCTCATCGTTTCTTAACCTGCGTTCCTGAACCAAGAATTGCAACCTCATTATTTTTGTGTTTTCACTTCCTGACTGAACAAGGTTTGAAAGATTTGGGAAAGGCATCACCAGGAGGTGCAGGAAGAAATAGAACTCTTGGACTGAAGGCTTTAGAAAATATACAAGTTCCTGTCCCGTCGTTTGAAAAACAACTCTGGTTTGATAATCTCAAGACTAAAGTAGACACCATGAAACGGTTAAGAGAACAGGCAATAAAAGA harbors:
- a CDS encoding restriction endonuclease subunit S, with translation MLKLTFKQTPAELMVRAASTIIFNTLNQLEYPSVALYELAENPQYGFTASASIEEVGAKFVRITDLKDGGINWDTVPYCKCDEPEKYLIYPNDILFARTGATTGKTHLVKEAPYAVFASYLIRIRPKPLVEPEYLYSFFQSDAYWAQILYEKEGSAQPNVNGQKLINILVPIVDSEAQSAISRFLEVVRKRQDGSFEELPELPPPLHEQRRIIARVEELVGKVEEVRSLRNEIMQDADRVLLSAYHKIIQGAEYLPMKFVAPLQRRSVEIEVSNSYPELGIRSFGKGTFHKPALSGAEVGTKKLFRIEANDLLFQIVFAWEGAVAVAQPEDHGRFGSHRFLTCVPEPRIATSLFLCFHFLTEQGLKDLGKASPGGAGRNRTLGLKALENIQVPVPSFEKQLWFDNLKTKVDTMKRLREQAIKELDALLPSILDKAFKREL